Proteins from one Puntigrus tetrazona isolate hp1 chromosome 10, ASM1883169v1, whole genome shotgun sequence genomic window:
- the LOC122353121 gene encoding protocadherin alpha-2-like yields the protein MLCFSTSDYFEYSYCCRVTLVFHVNAFVELFLVGYSLVLARGVTTDRKIEVNSLYPSASLSLSLRLLVLVYLQLRHDLYFVSCFLNAKRAIRFSRVYIYFFLLTSRRHITVMGFWGYFECGLIFLIFLLDSAFAQIVYSVPEEVNKGTVVGNIAKDLNINVHDLESRMFEIVSGLNKKYFNVNLKTGVLFVNERIDREELCPSSQKCSLNIEALAKNPHHLYRVEIKILDINDNAPHFPVKVFAVNISENASPGERFPLPVAEDSDVGSNSLKEYKLSPNEHFSLDTQSEDQSVSAELVLNKALDREKQATIKLILTGVDGGKPPKSGTVNIIINIMDNNDNNPVFSQPLYKVKLKENVADGTKVISVFASDLDEGINSDILYSFVGHGKRKDLFSIIPETGDIVVKGQIDYEENTAIELRVQAKDKGSPPKSTHCKILIEIMDENDNAPEIFVTPLLESVKEDTKSGTAVALVTVSDKDGGKNGIVHCSLKDSFPFKLETSYNNHYSLVVDGPLDRESVSLYNITITAADEGSPSLSSSTVITVHISDVNDNAPHFPAPVINAFLRENGQAGGLVTKVSADDSDAGENAQLSYSLLDSSSSSVPVTTLININSLSGEIFSLQSFNHEETKRFQFQVMATDSGVPPLSSNSTVNVFILDENDNSPVILAPYSEPGSVNSENIPYSAEAGYFVAKIRSVDADSGYNALLSYHLTEPKGTNLFRIGSSSGEIRTKRRMSDNDLKTHPLLITVSDNGEPSLSATMSMDVVVVESLDDIKTSFREVPVKEESFSDLNLYLLVSIVSVSVIFLLSLVGLIAAKCYRTDSSFSRYSAPVISTHPDGSWSFSKSTQQYDVCFSSDTIKSDVVVFPSPFPPADAELISINGEDTFTRTQTLPTSEKVR from the coding sequence ATGCTTTGCTTTTCTACATCGGATTACTTTGAATATTCCTATTGCTGCCGTGTTACTCTTGTGTTTCACGTTAACGCTTTTGTAGAATTATTTCTAGTAGGTTATAGCCTAGTTTTAGCACGAGGTGTCACTACAGACCGTAAGATAGAGGTTAATAGTCTTTACCCTagcgcctctctctctctctctctcagactctTGGTATTAGTGTATCTGCAGCTGAGACATGATCTCTATTTCGTCTCGTGTTTTCTGAACGCAAAAAGAGCTATCAGATTCTCTcgagtttatatatatttttttctgctgacaAGCCGGCGGCACATAACCGTCATGGGATTTTGGGGATATTTCGAGTGTGGattgatatttttgatttttctgcTGGATTCTGCGTTTGCTCAGATCGTCTATTCCGTACCGGAAGAGGTAAATAAAGGGACAGTTGTTGGGAATATAGCGAAAGATCTGAACATCAACGTTCACGACCTTGAATCTCGTATGTTTGAGATTGTGTCTGGATTAAATAAGAAGTATTTTAACGTGAATCTAAAAACGGGCGTGCTGTTTGTTAATGAAAGAATTGACCGGGAGGAGTTATGTCCTTCGAGTCAGAAATGTTCTCTGAATATAGAAGCCCTTGCTAAAAATCCTCATCATCTTTACAGAGTGGAGATTAAGATTTTGGATATAAACGATAATGCGCCACATTTTCCTGTTAAAGTATTTGCTGTGAATATTAGTGAAAACGCAAGTCCAGGAGAAAGATTTCCTCTCCCTGTAGCAGAGGACTCTGATGTTGGCAGTAATTCGCTGAAAGAGTACAAACTGAGTCCGAATGAACATTTCAGTCTAGATACACAGAGTGAAGACCAGAGTGTGTCTGCAGAGTTAGTGCTGAACAAGGCTTTGGATCGAGAGAAACAAGCCACGATTAAGTTAATTCTCACTGGAGTAGATGGAGGAAAGCCACCTAAATCTGGgactgtaaatattattataaacataatggataataatgataataatccAGTGTTCAGTCAACCTCTTTATAAAGTCAAACTAAAGGAAAATGTTGCTGATGGTACAAAAGTTATCTCTGTGTTTGCCTCTGATTTAGATGAAGGCATTAACAGTgatattttgtattcatttgttgGTCATGGCAAGAGAAAAGACCTGTTTTCCATAATCCCAGAGACTGGAGATATTGTTGTAAAAGGACAAATAGATTACGAGGAGAATACTGCCATTGAGTTACGAGTTCAAGCGAAAGATAAAGGCAGCCCACCAAAGAGTACAcattgtaaaattttaatagaaattatgGATGAAAATGATAATGCACCAGAGATATTTGTTACTCCTCTGCTGGAAAGTGTGAAAGAAGACACAAAGTCAGGAACAGCAGTTGCTTTAGTCACAGTGTCTGATAAAGATGGAGGTAAAAATGGCATTGTACACTGCTCTCTGAaagactcttttcctttcaaactGGAGACATCATATAACAATCATTATTCTCTAGTGGTAGATGGACCTCTGGACAGAGAGAGTGTTTCTCTGTATAACATCACAATTACAGCTGCAGATGAAGGAAGTCCGTCTCTTTCCAGCAGCACTGTTATAACTGTACATATCTCTGATGTTAATGACAATGCTCCACATTTCCCAGCTCCCGTTATTAACGCTTTTCTACGTGAGAACGGTCAAGCTGGAGGTCTGGTGACAAAAGTGTCCGCTGATGATTCAGACGCTGGTGAAAACGCACAACTTTCATATTCACTGTTAGACAGTTCCAGCTCCAGTGTTCCTGTAACAACACTGATAAATATAAACTCTTTAAGTGGAGAAATATTCAGCTTGCAGTCATTTAATCACGAAGAAACAAAGAGGTTTCAGTTTCAAGTTATGGCCACAGACTCTGGTGTTCCTCCTCTGAGCAGTAACTcgactgtaaatgtgtttattctgGACGAGAACGACAACAGTCCGGTTATTTTAGCTCCTTATTCTGAACCTGGAtcagttaatagtgagaacatTCCCTACTCTGCTGAAGCGGGATACTTTGTAGCCAAGATCAGATCTGTTGATGCTGACTCTGGATATAACGCACTTCTGTCTTATCATCTAACTGAACCCAAAGGAACCAATCTGTTCCGCATCGGAAGCAGTTCTGGAGAAATAAGGACTAAGAGACGAATGAGTGACAACGACTTAAAAACTCACCCACTTCTCATCACAGTGTCTGATAATGGAGAGCCATCACTCTCAGCGACTATGTCCATGGATGTTGTGGTTGTTGAGAGTCTGGATGACATAAAGACATCCTTCCGAGAAGTTCCTGTTAAAGAGGAGAGTTTTTCAGATCTCAATCTGTATCTGCTCGTCTCTATCGTCTCAGTATCAGTCATCTTTTTACTGAGTCTGGTGGGTTTGATAGCAGCTAAATGCTACAGGACAGACAGCAGTTTCAGCAGGTACAGCGCTCCAGTGATCAGCACACATCCAGACGGAAGCTGGTCCTTCTCTAAATCCACTCAACAGTACGACGTGTGTTTTAGTTCAGACACGATAAAGAGTGATGTAGTAGTTTTCCCCTCGCCGTTTCCTCCAGCAGACGCGGAACTGATCAGCATTAATGGAGAAGATACTTTTACGCGCACGCAAACTCTTCCTACCTCAGAGAAGGtaagataa